The Aedes aegypti strain LVP_AGWG chromosome 3, AaegL5.0 Primary Assembly, whole genome shotgun sequence genome contains a region encoding:
- the LOC5570566 gene encoding ATP-binding cassette sub-family A member 3 produces MTTTNFAKFILLLWKNWIIAKRHYFQTFFEIAIPVLASTLLILVRGLVDADHFKFNLIFLPLDLTSIIHLRTIPMNPPLQHTIAYSPENELLERIVARSVGIFDDPMVNTIAFSNSSIMQAFLQNNNLLAGIEFPDAYVNIQTLPEHMEFAIRFPAEMRTFVQVGTEFWNNWQTNRLFPAFETPGPRNPVRDDGGYPANYYRETFAQVQSAISQSIVVERNPELVIPDVFLRRYPHPPFYSDPLLLGLENLLPLIIVVAFFYTCINTVKYIAVEKEKQLKEAMKIMGLRSWLHWTAWFVKTMILLLVSISLITILLCISMTSNTDLAVFTYAEWSVVWVYLLVYSTATITFCFMMSTFFSKANTAAGIAGLMWFIFVMPYNIAFSNYDTMSLSAKLALCLFHNSGMSFGFMLMMRHEGTTTGVQWHNLFDPITVDDDLSVGATMMMLLADSVIYLVIALYVEKVLPGEFGIAQPWYFPFTVSFWTNKVDIVDDADGFVEASESREPDPAGKHAGIKIKGLRKAFDKEKVAVKGLHLNMFDDQITVLLGHNGAGKTTTMSMLTGVFSPTSGTALINDCDIRTNIDGARQSLGLCPQHNVLFNEMTVAEHIEFFARLKGVERKNIASEIRHYVKILELEDKISSQSHTLSGGMKRKLAVGIALCGGSKVVLCDEPTSGMDPAARRALWDLLIMEKKGRTILLSTHFMDEADILGDRIAIMADGELKAVGSSFFLKKKFGVGYRLICVKGDGCNPQNVTALIQRYIPSCHVDTDIGTELSYVLEENYTNVFQALLEDLEENSEQLSIDSYGISLTTLEEVFLKVGSDSLPQEKPENQSNGFLYENGAAGSTVTINFDENEKLLTGAALKLNQIQAMFLKKFIATCRGWIAMLVQIFIPIFFVIMTVIIVRSFPDSVQLPTLRITLNDYLRTTTVLEAATDELDVVHSYQKLFGQYGKETQLLTITEPMTDYILRRTIENTPLVMNQFLVGATISSDNVTVWFNPQGFHTVPLTINLFYNALLRSTCPSCSIEVTNHPLPFRPETRFTQLQAGNNMGFQLAFNTGFAMAFVAALYVLFYIRERVSRAKLLQFVSGVNVFAFWMVSFLWDYMTYIVTVLFYVATLAAFQEDGWSTGEELGRVFLILMVFGFAFLPLTYLLSFRFEVPASGFVKLMLLNIFTGIIFFMAVFLLLFDGFDLEHVGRGLEWGFMIFPLFALSHALSNVNIASTTLQICDAQCSIIPGCNEKLICELFPNCCGVEIFSFDPTGINRNLLFMAGLGLGCFALLMFVEYRVFSKLSDIITSKKSPSTLTPTTSTDSDVLAEKERVRQMTMSEISATNLVLRDVTKYYKSFLAVNQISVSVEHSQCFGLLGVNGAGKTSTFKMMTGDENISAGDAWVSGINLKTAMTTVHQQIGYCPQFDALIDDLTGRETMKIFALLRGVPKNEISAVSMKLAEDLNFKKHIDKRTKQYSGGNKRKLSTALALLGNPTVVYLDEPTTGMDPGAKRQLWDVICKERSAGKSIVLTSHSMEECEALCTKLAIMVNGEFKCIGSTQHLKNKFSNGYFLTIKLKKKATEDATEKVSEIKAYISEHFQDAELKEEYLESITYQIPKSEVRWSAMFGLMEQAKQILDIEDYVLGQTTLEQVFLSFTKYQRVVAD; encoded by the exons ATGACGACTACCAACTTCGCAAAGTTTATTCTACTGCTGTGGAAGAACTGGATCATTGCAAAGCGGCATTACtttcagacattttttgaaattgcaATACCCGTGCTTGCTTCCACGTTGCTCATATTAGTACGCGGTCTTGTGGACGCTGATCATTTCAAGTTTAATTTAATATTTCTACCGCTTGACTTGACGTCGATCATCCATCTAAG GACGATTCCCATGAATCCCCCTCTGCAGCACACAATTGCATATTCACCGGAAAATGAACTGTTGGAACGAATAGTCGCACGTTCCGTGGGAATTTTCGATGATCCTATGGTGAACACGATTGCATTCAGCAACTCTAGCATAATGCAGGCTTTTCTTCAGAACAATAATCTTCTAGCTGGGATTGAATTTCCGGATGCATATGTG AACATACAAACTCTACCGGAGCATATGGAGTTCGCCATACGATTTCCAGCCGAGATGCGCACATTTGTTCAGGTGGGAACGGAGTTCTGGAACAACTGGCAAACCAACAGACTTTTTCCAGCGTTCGAAACTCCTGGCCCGAGAAATCCCGTGCGAGACGATGGCGGCTATCCAGCCAACTACTATCGCGAAACGTTTGCCCAGGTGCAAAGTGCCATTTCCCAGTCCATCGTAGTGGAACGGAACCCGGAACTGGTGATTCCGGATGTGTTTTTGCGG CGTTATCCCCACCCACCGTTCTACAGCGATCCGTTGCTTCTGGGGTTGGAAAATTTGCTCCCACTGATCATTGTCGTGGCGTTCTTCTACACATGTATCAACACCGTTAAATACATTGCCGTGGAGAAAGAAAAGCAGCTGAAGGAGGCAATGAAAATCATGGGTCTTCGGAGTTGGCTACACTGGACTGCATGGTTTGTGAAGACCATGATTCTGCTTCTGGTTTCGATTTCCTTGATCACCATTCTACTTTGC ATTAGCATGACCAGCAACACCGATCTGGCCGTGTTTACTTATGCAGAATGGTCAGTAGTTTGGGTTTACCTGTTGGTCTACAGTACGGCAACCATCACATTTTGCTTTATGATGAGTACATTTTTCTCTAAAG CTAACACCGCTGCTGGAATCGCTGGACTAATGTGGTTCATATTCGTCATGCCGTACAACATTGCATTTTCCAACTATGACACAATGTCCTTGTCAGCGAAGTTGGCTCTTTGCTTATTCCACAACTCTGGAATGTCTTTTGGGTTTATGTTGATGATGCGTCACGAAGGAACTACGACAGGCGTACAGTGGCATAACTTATTTGATCCGATAACTGTTGATGATGACCTAAGCGTAGGAGCTACCATGATGATGTTACTAGCGGATTCTGTGATCTACCTCGTGATAGCGCTCTATGTCGAAAAGGTACTTCCGGGAGAATTCGGCATAGCTCAACCTTGGTATTTTCCATTTACTGTCAGCTTTTGGACAAATAAAGTTGACATTGTAGATGATGCGGATGGGTTCGTAGAAGCGTCagaatctagagaaccagatcCAGCAGGAAAACATGCGGGTATCAAAATCAAGGGACTACGGAAAGCTTTTGATAAAGAAAAGGTGGCCGTCAAAGGTCTTCATCTGAACATGTTTGACGACCAGATAACGGTTTTGCTTGGACACAATGGCGCAGGTAAAACAACAACTATGTCGATGTTAACAGGAGTGTTCTCGCCCACATCTGGAACGGCTCTTATAAACGACTGTGATATACGCACAAATATAGACGGCGCTCGTCAATCTCTAGGCCTTTGTCCGCAGCATAACGTTTTGTTCAACGAGATGACAGTTGCCGAGCACATTGAATTCTTTGCTCGATTAAAAGGTGTCGAGAGGAAGAATATTGCCAGTGAGATTCGTCATTATGTTAAGATATTGGAGTTGGAGGACAAGATCAGTTCGCAATCACATACCCTATCAGGTGGAATGAAACGAAAATTGGCAGTTGGAATTGCACTGTGTGGAGGATCAAAAGTTGTTCTATGTGATGAACCGACGTCTGGCATGGATCCAGCTGCAAGGCGCGCTTTGTGGGACTTGTTGATCATGGAAAAGAAAGGAAGAACAATTCTGTTGTCTACACATTTTATGGACGAAGCAGACATTCTTGGCGATCGAATAGCTATAATGGCGGATGGTGAATTGAAAGCAGTTGGTTCTTCATTTTTCCTGAAAAAGAAATTCGGTGTAGGATACCGTCTGATTTGCGTCAAAGGAGATGGATGTAATCCTCAGAATGTTACTGCATTAATACAACGATACATTCCAAGTTGTCATGTCGATACCGACATAGGAACAGAGCTCTCTTATGTCCTAGAAGAGAACTATACTAATGTATTTCAAGCTCTACTAGAAGATCTGGAAGAGAACTCAGAACAACTTAGCATTGATAGCTACGGAATATCACTTACCACATTGGAAGAAGTTTTTCTCAAAGTTGGAAGCGATTCCTTACCTCAGGAGAAACCAGAGAATCAAAGTAAcggatttttatatgaaaatggagCCGCTGGTTCCACGGTTACTATTAACTTTGACGAAAACGAAAAACTTCTTACCGGTGCAGCACTGAAACTTAACCAAATACAAgcgatgtttttgaaaaagtttatagCAACCTGCAGAGGATGGATTGCGATGCTGGTTCAAATTTTCATTCCTATATTCTTCGTAATCATGACCGTAATAATTGTAAGATCTTTTCCGGACAGCGTTCAGCTACCAACATTGAGAATTACTCTGAATGATTATCTACGAACTACAACTGTTCTTGAGGCAGCAACTGATGAGCTGGACGTCGTACACTCCTATCAAAAACTGTTTGGCCAATATGGAAAAGAGACTCAACTATTGACAATCACAGAACCGATGACTGACTACATATTGCGAAGG aCAATAGAAAACACTCCGTTGGTGATGAATCAATTTCTGGTTGGCGCAACCATCAGTTCCGATAATGTCACCGTGTGGTTCAACCCCCAAGGTTTCCACACTGTACCGTTGACAATCAATTTGTTTTATAACGCACTGCTGCGATCGACGTGCCCCAGCTGTTCGATAGAAGTTACCAACCATCCGTTGCCATTTAGGCCGGAAACTCGA TTCACGCAGCTTCAGGCTGGCAATAACATGGGTTTCCAGCTGGCCTTCAACACTGGATTCGCTATGGCGTTCGTGGCAGCGCTCTATGTGTTATTCTACATCCGAGAACGAGTTTCCCGAGCCAAGCTGCTACAGTTTGTGAGCGGGGTAAACGTGTTTGCCTTTTGGATGGTGTCCTTTTTGTGGGATTACATGACCTATATCGTTACCGTTCTGTTCTACGTAGCAACACTCGCTGCATTCCAGGAGGATGGCTGGTCAACGGGAGAAGAACTTGGACGTGTATTCCTGATATTGATGGTCTTTGGATTCGCATTCTTGCCGCTCACGTATCTGCTGTCGTTCCGATTTGAAGTTCCAGCTAGTGGATTCGTCAAATTGATGCTGCTAAATATCTTCACGGGTATAATATTTTTCATGGCTGTGTTCCTTCTCCTGTTCGATGGCTTTGACCTGGAGCATGTTGGACGCGGTTTAGAGTGGGGTTTCATGATTTTCCCCTTGTTTGCATTAAGTCACGCTTTGAGTAATGTAAACATTGCATCGACAACTCTCCAAATTTGCGATGCTCAGTGTAGCATTATACCGGGATGTAATGAAAAACTCATCTGCGAACTGTTTCCGAATTGTTGTG GTGTTGAAATATTCTCATTCGATCCAACGGGAATCAATCGAAACTTGTTGTTCATGGCTGGACTAGGATTAGGGTGTTTTGCTTTGCTCATGTTCGTTGAGTATCGAGTGTTTAGCAAATTGTCTGACATCATAACTTCAAAGAAATCCCCATCAACTTTGACTCCAACTACATCTACAGATAGTGATGTTTTGGCTGAAAAAGAACGTGTTCGTCAAATGACCATGAGCGAAATAAGCGCCACTAATCTGGTGCTTCGAGACGTAACCAAATATTACAAATCTTTTCTGGCAGTGAATCAAATATCTGTATCAGTTGAACATTCCCAATGCTTTGGATTACTAGGCGTTAACGGAGCCGGTAAAACTTCAACCTTCAAGATGATGACCGGTGATGAGAACATTTCCGCTGGAGATGCATGGGTTAGTGGGATTAATTTAAAGACCGCCATGACCACAGTTCATCAGCAGATTGGATACTGCCCACAATTTGATGCACTTATAGATGACCTTACAGGCAGAGaaacaatgaaaatatttgCGCTGCTCAGAGGTGTGCCAAAAAATGAAATATCCGCGGTTTCCATGAAACTTGCTGaggatttgaatttcaaaaagcaCATCGACAAACGCACGAAACAATACAGTGGTGGAAACAAAAGGAAGCTTAGTACTGCTCTGGCTTTGTTAGGTAATCCAACAGTCGTCTATCTAGATGAGCCTACCACTGGTATGGATCCTGGTGCCAAACGACAGCTATGGGACGTGATTTGTAAAGAACGAAGTGCAGGCAAGTCGATTGTACTGACATCCCATAGTATGGAAGAATGTGAAGCTTTATGCACAAAGTTGGCCATCATGGTCAACGGAGAATTCAAATGTATAGGATCAACGCAACATTTGAAGAACAAATTTTCTAACGGCTATTTCCTGACCATAAAACTAAAGAAGAAAGCTACCGAAGACGCCACTGAAAAGGTATCAGAAATTAAAGCGTACATAAGTGAACATTTCCAAGATGCAGAACTCAA AGAGGAATACCTTGAATCAATCACCTACCAAATCCCAAAATCCGAAGTTCGCTGGTCAGCAATGTTTGGACTGATGGAACAAGCCAAGCAAATTCTCGACATTGAAGACTACGTGCTCGGGCAAACCACGCTCGAGCAGGTATTTTTGTCATTTACGAAATATCAACGAGTGGTTGCCGATTGA